A single region of the Brassica rapa cultivar Chiifu-401-42 chromosome A03, CAAS_Brap_v3.01, whole genome shotgun sequence genome encodes:
- the LOC103858589 gene encoding protein PUTATIVE RECOMBINATION INITIATION DEFECT 1 isoform X3, giving the protein MDTISLLCSAEECSVSEEFVERVSAQLSSGALGWSRRQLHMLHCFGVLLSSEKIDINSHIIDKESLVCLLVEGLQLPSEEIRGEIFFVLYKFSALQFTEQDVDGAEILSSLSPKLLSLSLEALAKTQRDEVRLNCIALLTTLTQQGLLANSRTSPVSSMSLDEVDDDPMLTAETVTVRPCLDILFAEAIKGPLLSTDSEVQIKALDLIFHYVSQESVPSKQIEVLVEENVADYIFEILRLSECKDHVINPCLRVLDLFSLAELSFRKKLVIGFPSVIQVLHYVGEVPCHPFQVQTLKLVSSCISDFPEIASSSQVQEISLVLKMMLERYYSQEMGLFPDAFAIICSVFVSLMKTPSFAETPDVFKSLQDSLRHAVLVCLSLPEKDSTQISHAVYLLNKVYAYCTSPTSINNTGCIELRQCVIDVCVSHLLPWFLSDVNEVNEEAILGIMESFHFILLQNSDVQAMEFAEILVSADWFSFAFGCLGNFSSDKMKQRVYQMLSSLVDVLHRQKLGSHIRDALFCLPSDPQDLLFLLGQDSSNNQELASCQFAALVIFHTGWIHNDRLADDKLVFASLEQYILVNRTSLISDSPAVLQLVNLYSLCRSLQNKRYQISYSLEAERIVFHLLNEYDWDLGSCDIHLESLKWLFQQESISKGLTYQIQKISRNNLIGKEVHNVYGDGRQRSLTYWFAKMISEGDNYAATLLVNLLTHLAENGDKESDVISILNIMTTVVSKFPTASNHLSMNGIGNAIHRLVCSFRNSSMGTSFPTLLVLIFNILASVQPGVLKNDESWNAVFIKLLHYLSLRDTAITQPDHEGMMVIGILCLVLYHSSHGALLDSSRIIMVNSYLVSAINNVVDVACSRGPALTQSQDETEIWEALAFTLPLCFSSLRSLQIVLAGAVDWQTFCGPSSNLETLPVVCIHCHNLCRLMHFGTPQIKLMASYCLLELFTGLSQQIDIRKEQLRCSSSYLKAMKAVLCGLVFYDDIRVATNSALCLSMIIGWEDMEGRTEMLKTCSWYRFITEEMSVSLAMPCSASNTFVNHHKPAVYVTVAMLRLKNKPVWLRSVFDESCISSMIQNLNVTNISSEIVILFRELIQAQLLNSDQVTKLNLVFLASRKQMQRNGTLDETVEEQMQRTVSSIHDHGEVCSYLVDMMLSSSFGHTSGSEATCIQKKKQVLAEMEQFSELLSTRRDYVTDSRPCKVYTRQRKRIHAK; this is encoded by the exons ATGGATACGATCTCTCTTCTCTGTTCCGCTGAGGAATGTTCCGTCAGCGAGGAGTTTGTGGAGAGAGTCTCTGCTCAGCTCTCTTCTGGTGCCTTGGGTTGGAGCCGACGACAGCTTCACATG CTTCATTGCTTTGGAGTTCTTCTGAGCAGTGAGAAGATAGACATCAATTCTCACATAATAGATAAAGAATCTCTTGTTTGCCTACTTGTTGAAGGTCTTCAATTGCCTAG CGAGGAGATCCGCGGTGAAATCTTTTTCGTTCTGTACAAATTTTCTGCTCTACAGTTCACAGAACAGGATGTTGATGGAGCTGAGATTCTTTCTTCATTGTCTCCTAAGCTCCTATCCCTATCCTTGGAGGCTCTTGCTAAGACACAGAGAGATGAGGTTCGCTTGAATTGTATAG CCCTTTTGACCACATTGACCCAGCAAGGTCTCTTAGCAAATTCACGTACAAGTCCTGTCAGCAGCATGAGCTTGGATGAAGTGGATGATGACCCCATGCTGACGGCTGAGACTGTAACTGTCAGGCCTTGTTTAGATATCTTGTTTGCTGAAGCCATCAAAGGTCCGTTGCTTTCCACTGACAGCGAGGTGCAAATAAAAGCCCTTGATCTTATCTTCCATTATGTGTCCCAAGAGAGTGTTCCAAGCAAACAGATTGAAGTTTTGGTAGAAGAAAATGTTGCTGATTATATATTTGAGATACTGCGGTTATCAG AGTGTAAAGATCATGTCATCAACCCATGCCTCAGAGTTCTTGATTTGTTTTCCCTAGCCGAGCTTTCCTTTCGGAAGAAACTTGTTATTGGGTTTCCTTCAGTCATCCAAGTGCTTCACTATGTAGGCGAAGTTCCTTGTCATCCTTTTCAAGTCCAGACACTAAAGCTTGTTTCTAGCTGTATTTCTGATTTCCCTGAGATCGCTTCAAGCTCTCAAGTTCAGGAAATTTCTCTGGTTCTGAAAATGATGCTTGAAAGATATTATTCTCAAGAGATGGGATTATTTCCGGATGCCTTTGCAATTATCTGCTCAGTCTTTGTTTCCCTAATGAAAACCCCATCTTTTGCTGAGACTCCAGATGTGTTTAAATCATTGCAAGACTCCCTAAGACATGCCGTTTTGGTATGTCTTAGTCTCCCTGAGAAAGATTCAACTCAGATCTCGCATGCAGTCTACTTGCTCAATAAAGTATATGCATACTGTACTTCACCAACATCCATAAACAATACTGGTTGCATTGAATTAAGACAATGTGTTATAGATGTGTGTGTATCACATCTACTACCGTGGTTTCTTTCTGATGTCAATGAGGTCAATGAGGAAGCAATTCTTGGCATAATGGAAAGCTTTCACTTCATTCTTCTTCAGAATTCAGATGTTCAGGCCATGGAGTTTGCGGAGATACTTGTTTCAGCAGATTGGTTCAGCTTTGCATTTGGATGTCTAGGAAACTTCTCTAGTGATAAGATGAAACAGAGGGTATATCAGATGCTCAGTTCCCTTGTTGATGTTCTTCACAGACAGAAATTGGGGTCGCATATCAGAGATGCTCTTTTCTGTCTTCCTTCTGATCCACAAGATTTGCTGTTTTTGCTCGGGCAAGATAGTTCCAACAATCAAGAGTTGGCTTCTTGCCAGTTTGCAGCTTTGGTTATTTTCCATACCGGTTGGATACACAATGACAG GCTTGCAGATGATAAGCTTGTTTTCGCTTCTTTGGAGCAATACATTCTTGTCAACAGGACAAGTTTAATCTCGGATTCTCCAGCTGTGCTGCAACTAGTGAATCTATATAGTCTTTGCAGGAGTCTTCAAAACAAGCGATACCAGATATCTTACAGTCTAGAAGCCGAGAGGATAGTCTTCCATCTACTAAACGAATATGATTGGGACTTGGGTTCCTGTGATATTCATCTAGAATCGCTCAAGTGGCTTTTTCAACAAGAAAGTATCAGCAAAGGTTTAACTTACCAGATCCAAAAGATTTCCAGGAACAACTTAATTGGAAAAGAAGTTCACAATGTATATGGAGATGGCAGACAGAGATCACTCACGTATTGGTTCGCAAAGATGATATCAGAAGGAGACAACTATGCCGCAACTCTTTTGGTTAACTTGCTGACCCACCTTGCAGAGAATGGAGACAAAGAGAGTGATGTTATctcaattttaaatataatgacGACGGTCGTTTCTAAATTTCCAACTGCCTCCAACCATTTATCCATGAATGGCATTGGGAATGCAATTCATAGACTCGTTTGTAGTTTTAGAAACTCATCCATGGGAACATCTTTCCCTACACTACTTGTGCTAATATTCAACATTCTAGCTTCTGTGCAACCTGGAGTGCTCAAAAATGATGAATCCTGGAATGCTGTGTTTATTAAG ttGTTACACTATTTAAGCTTGCGAGACACTGCCATAACACAGCCAGACCATGAAGGTATGATGGTGATTGGCATTCTTTGCTTGGTTCTGTACCACTCATCACATGGAGCACTTTTGGATTCTTCAAGAATTATCATGGTGAATTCGTACTTGGTATCGGCAATCAACAATGTTGTTGATGTAGCTTGCTCAAGGGGTCCAGCATTGACTCAGtctcaggatgaaactgaaatcTGGGAGGCTCTAGCATTCACATTACCTCTCTGCTTTTCCTCGTTAAGAAG CCTGCAGATTGTTCTCGCTGGAGCTGTGGATTGGCAAACTTTCTGTGGCCCATCGAGCAACCTGGAAACACTACCCGTAGTCTGCATCCATTGCCATAATTTGTGCAGGTTGATGCATTTTGGAACACCGCAAATCAAGCTCATGGCCTCTTATTGTCTCTTAGAGCTGTTCACTGGACTGTCACAACAGATTGACATTAGAAAAGAGCAACTACGTTGTTCATCGAGTTACCTTAAAGCAATGAAGGCTGTTTTATGTGGTCTGGTATTCTATGATGACATAAGAGTAGCCACAAACTCTGCGCTTTGTCTGTCCATGATAATAGGATGGGAAGACATGGAAGGAAGAACAGAGATGCTTAAGACCTGCTCATGGTACAGGTTTATTACAGAAGAAATGTCAGTGTCATTGGCCATGCCGTGTTCTGCATCAAATACCTTTGTGAACCACCACAAGCCTGCAGTCTATGTAACTGTCGCCATGCTAAGGCTGAAGAACAAACCGGTGTGGCTGAGAAGTGTTTTTGATGAGTCTTGCATCTCTAGCATGATTCAGAATCTGAATGTGACGAATATCAGCAGCGAGATTGTGATTTTGTTTCGAGAGCTCATTCAAGCTCAACTATTGAACTCCgaccaagtaaccaagttgaaTCTCGTATTCCTG GCAAGCAGAAAACAGATGCAAAGGAATGGCACTCTAGACGA